One Candidatus Binatia bacterium genomic region harbors:
- a CDS encoding thioredoxin domain-containing protein translates to MFRKIVAVLLIGGLAGCSPAPEPTGEFAVDGEALAPRARRYLLGGGQIPEDVQVTVANLAAFGSTGLHRGDLMLAKEGQSQRVSFYVTADGRWLFLNDPIDLDVNPVATSLAGISISPDDPTLGSPDAKVTIVEYSDFQCPFCARADSIVHGEVLSRYEDQVRFVYKQMPMVSLHPWAQAASEMGICVLFGAGQDAYWRFHAEVFANQRTIAPDPLAAADEIRRMAIAAGETSEALTECMASGRAAQVVADTVAEANALGINATPTFFINGRKLSGAQPPEVFAAMIDAELER, encoded by the coding sequence ATGTTTCGAAAAATTGTCGCCGTTTTGCTGATAGGTGGTTTGGCGGGCTGCAGTCCGGCACCGGAGCCAACCGGGGAGTTCGCCGTGGATGGCGAAGCATTGGCCCCACGCGCTCGCAGGTATCTTTTGGGTGGGGGGCAAATTCCGGAGGACGTCCAGGTGACGGTCGCCAATCTGGCCGCTTTTGGCAGCACCGGTCTGCATCGCGGAGATCTGATGCTCGCCAAGGAGGGCCAGTCCCAAAGGGTATCATTCTATGTCACGGCGGACGGGCGATGGTTGTTTCTGAACGATCCGATCGATTTGGATGTCAATCCGGTAGCAACATCGCTGGCCGGGATTTCCATCTCTCCGGACGATCCGACGCTTGGTTCACCGGACGCCAAGGTTACGATTGTGGAATATTCGGATTTCCAATGTCCCTTTTGCGCGCGGGCGGACAGTATCGTGCACGGCGAAGTATTGTCTCGCTACGAAGATCAGGTGCGGTTTGTCTATAAACAGATGCCGATGGTTTCGCTTCACCCATGGGCTCAGGCGGCTTCGGAGATGGGTATTTGCGTTCTTTTCGGAGCCGGACAGGACGCCTATTGGCGATTCCATGCCGAGGTGTTCGCCAACCAGCGAACCATAGCTCCGGACCCGCTGGCTGCCGCGGACGAAATTCGCAGAATGGCGATCGCTGCGGGCGAAACCTCCGAGGCTTTGACAGAATGTATGGCCTCGGGTCGAGCGGCTCAGGTGGTTGCGGATACGGTAGCCGAGGCAAACGCCTTGGGGATCAATGCAACCCCAACCTTCTTCATAAACGGCCGGAAGTTGTCGGGCGCCCAGCCACCGGAAGTCTTCGCGGCGATGATTGATGCGGAATTGGAGCGCTGA
- a CDS encoding glycosyltransferase family 2 protein: MMHRLPELSASFPAHNEEANVEAMLHDMLEGLPEFAEVFEIIVVDDGSTDATFARAQAVADRDSRVRVIRHEANRGYGAAVWTGLQAGTMEFAFFTDGDRQFEIQSLQGLVEEIADHDVVVGYRVGRQDNALRRANAHAWNLLIRSLLDVPVRDIDCAFKLFRREALQGLEVQATGAMFSAELLARIVSRGSRLMECPVGHLPREAGVSSGGDLRVILRAFQELFGLYWELRREGRRKPAST, translated from the coding sequence ATGATGCATCGTTTGCCAGAACTCTCGGCGTCTTTCCCGGCGCATAATGAGGAAGCCAATGTCGAGGCCATGCTGCATGATATGCTCGAGGGTTTGCCGGAATTTGCCGAAGTCTTCGAAATTATTGTCGTAGACGATGGTTCAACCGACGCCACCTTTGCCCGCGCTCAGGCAGTTGCCGACCGTGATTCTCGCGTGCGCGTCATCCGACATGAGGCGAATCGAGGCTACGGCGCGGCGGTTTGGACGGGGTTGCAGGCGGGTACGATGGAGTTCGCCTTTTTCACCGACGGAGATCGCCAATTCGAGATTCAGAGTCTGCAGGGTCTCGTCGAGGAGATAGCTGATCATGATGTGGTGGTCGGATACCGCGTGGGACGTCAGGACAACGCTCTGCGTCGAGCAAATGCCCACGCGTGGAATCTATTGATTCGGAGTCTCCTCGATGTCCCGGTTCGGGACATCGATTGTGCGTTCAAGCTCTTTCGTCGAGAGGCCCTTCAGGGACTCGAAGTGCAGGCAACCGGCGCCATGTTCTCCGCGGAGTTGCTGGCTCGCATCGTTTCGCGCGGATCACGCCTGATGGAATGCCCGGTCGGACATCTGCCCCGGGAGGCGGGGGTTTCCTCCGGGGGGGACCTGCGCGTGATCTTGCGGGCTTTCCAGGAACTCTTCGGACTCTATTGGGAACTGCGACGCGAGGGCCGCCGCAAGCCAGCATCGACTTGA
- a CDS encoding proline--tRNA ligase, with translation MRLTKFFAPTLKDDPADADVISHKLLVRAGMIRQVARGIYDYLPLGLRVLRRIEAIVREELDRAGCQEILMPAICPAELWEESGRWGHYGKELLRIRDRNDRDFCFGPTHEEVVTDLVRGEIRSYRNLPKNLYQVQTKFRDEVRPRFGLMRGREFLMKDGYSFHADREDAEREYHEMYAVYERIFTRCGLDFRAVEADTGAIGGSLSHEFQVLASSGEDEIAACDQCSYAANIEKAEIAAPADTLAPEAVDQTPQLVETPGKRTIEEVSAFLDLPATDFLKTLIYVQANGEPVAALVRGDHQISEAKLRNLLGTEALTLAGPEVVREVTGAPVGFAGPIGLSLPVIADFALQEMSAAVAGANKADHHIQGIRPSRDLPEGTRFADLREAQAGQSCPRCENGRYAIHRGIESGQVFYLGTKYSESMGATFLDNQGKERPLEMGCYGIGISRTLAAAVEQSHDENGIIWPVPLAPFTVQIVPTKMKDDAVRSAAENLYADLCERRVDVLLDDRDERPGVKFKDADLMGTPLRVTIGPRGLENGLVEVRPRAGGETEELPLEAAGAVIAERAGIGR, from the coding sequence GTGCGCCTGACGAAATTTTTTGCTCCGACCCTCAAGGACGACCCAGCTGATGCGGATGTGATCAGCCATAAGCTGCTCGTGCGCGCCGGGATGATCCGGCAGGTAGCGCGGGGCATCTACGACTATCTGCCTCTGGGGCTCAGGGTCCTGCGCCGGATCGAGGCGATCGTCCGCGAGGAACTCGACCGCGCCGGATGTCAAGAAATCCTCATGCCGGCCATCTGCCCTGCCGAACTCTGGGAGGAAAGCGGGCGTTGGGGCCATTATGGCAAGGAATTACTGCGAATCCGTGACCGAAATGATCGCGATTTCTGTTTCGGGCCGACACACGAAGAAGTCGTGACAGACCTGGTTCGCGGTGAGATTCGATCCTATCGGAACCTTCCCAAGAACCTCTATCAGGTCCAGACAAAATTTCGGGACGAGGTGCGCCCCCGATTCGGATTGATGCGCGGTCGCGAGTTCCTCATGAAAGACGGCTACTCCTTCCACGCGGATCGCGAGGACGCCGAGCGGGAATATCATGAGATGTACGCGGTCTATGAGCGAATCTTCACACGATGTGGACTCGACTTCCGCGCTGTGGAAGCGGATACCGGAGCCATCGGCGGCAGTTTGAGCCACGAGTTTCAGGTTCTGGCCTCTTCGGGCGAAGACGAGATCGCGGCCTGCGACCAATGCTCCTACGCCGCAAATATCGAGAAGGCGGAAATCGCGGCACCGGCAGACACCCTTGCACCAGAGGCCGTTGACCAAACCCCGCAACTTGTCGAAACTCCGGGAAAGCGCACCATCGAGGAAGTCTCGGCTTTTCTCGACCTCCCTGCGACGGACTTCCTGAAAACCTTGATCTACGTTCAGGCCAACGGAGAACCGGTAGCCGCGCTGGTACGCGGCGACCACCAAATCTCGGAAGCCAAACTTCGGAACCTCCTGGGAACCGAAGCGCTGACACTGGCAGGCCCCGAGGTCGTCCGGGAGGTCACCGGTGCCCCGGTCGGATTCGCCGGGCCAATCGGTTTGTCACTGCCGGTGATCGCCGACTTCGCCCTCCAGGAGATGTCCGCGGCCGTCGCCGGCGCCAACAAGGCCGACCATCATATTCAGGGGATCCGGCCGTCACGCGATCTTCCTGAAGGCACGCGCTTCGCAGACCTGCGGGAAGCGCAAGCAGGCCAGAGTTGCCCCCGTTGCGAGAACGGCCGATACGCGATCCACCGCGGCATCGAATCCGGCCAGGTCTTCTACCTCGGCACCAAATACTCCGAATCGATGGGCGCCACCTTTCTCGACAATCAGGGCAAGGAACGACCGCTGGAGATGGGGTGCTACGGCATCGGCATTTCCCGCACTCTGGCTGCCGCCGTCGAGCAGAGCCACGACGAGAACGGAATCATCTGGCCGGTACCGCTGGCCCCCTTTACGGTGCAGATCGTCCCCACCAAAATGAAGGACGACGCCGTGCGTAGCGCGGCCGAAAACCTCTATGCCGATCTCTGCGAACGACGGGTCGACGTCCTTCTCGATGACCGCGACGAGAGGCCGGGAGTCAAATTCAAGGACGCAGATTTGATGGGCACTCCATTGCGAGTGACGATCGGGCCTCGTGGTCTGGAAAATGGGCTTGTCGAGGTGCGCCCGCGTGCCGGAGGCGAAACCGAAGAACTGCCCCTGGAGGCAGCGGGTGCGGTGATTGCCGAGCGGGCCGGTATCGGTCGATGA
- a CDS encoding glycerophosphodiester phosphodiesterase — MDYAGHPRPRFFAHRGGSLESPENTLEAFRHGIAAGADHLELDVHASSDGTIVVFHDPTLERTTNGSGELRQHTFAQLRELDAGYQFVDEKGTNSFRGRGLQIPTLAEVCQEFPDVPLNMEIKQAEPDIVQDVMAVLAGEGALGRSLVAAEHKSLMDRIRLESSGVLLGYATEDVVSFLEAMEAGELDSYEPVGFALQVPSTFLGTPLVTAEFVAGAHSRGLEVHVWTVDDRDEMEQLLALGVDGLMTDRPTLLAEVLSTWESPSRG, encoded by the coding sequence ATGGACTACGCTGGACACCCACGCCCTCGCTTTTTTGCTCATCGCGGGGGTTCGCTTGAATCCCCGGAGAATACACTCGAAGCCTTTCGTCACGGGATCGCTGCAGGAGCCGACCACCTGGAACTCGATGTGCACGCTTCCTCGGATGGAACAATCGTGGTCTTTCATGACCCGACCCTTGAACGCACAACCAATGGTTCGGGTGAGTTGCGGCAACATACCTTTGCCCAGCTCCGGGAATTGGATGCCGGCTACCAATTTGTGGACGAAAAGGGCACCAACTCCTTTCGCGGTCGAGGACTGCAAATTCCGACTCTGGCGGAGGTTTGTCAGGAATTTCCCGACGTGCCCCTCAATATGGAGATCAAGCAAGCCGAGCCGGATATTGTTCAGGACGTGATGGCCGTTCTGGCTGGCGAAGGGGCACTGGGCCGGAGCCTGGTGGCCGCCGAGCATAAAAGCTTGATGGATCGAATTCGCCTCGAGTCAAGCGGAGTTCTTCTGGGGTATGCGACCGAGGACGTCGTCTCCTTTCTGGAGGCGATGGAGGCCGGTGAACTGGACTCCTACGAGCCGGTCGGATTCGCGCTGCAGGTTCCCAGCACATTTCTGGGAACACCGCTGGTGACCGCAGAATTTGTGGCCGGGGCACATAGTCGAGGTTTGGAAGTTCACGTTTGGACCGTCGACGATCGTGACGAGATGGAGCAACTGCTCGCACTCGGCGTGGATGGACTCATGACGGACCGACCGACGCTGCTGGCGGAAGTTCTGTCGACTTGGGAGAGCCCGAGTCGGGGATAG
- the pyrF gene encoding orotidine-5'-phosphate decarboxylase, with the protein MTAAAPTLSARERLIFPLDVPDSETALGLVEELHQDVGIFKVGKQLFVKSGPAIVHAIQNRGCDVFLDLKFHDIPQTTALASVEATRLGVKMFTLHTSGGGEMLRAAREAVDAACETEGHRRPILLGVTVLTSSSPEDLASLGITDSIEDQVVRLARLACDSGIDGLVASPMEVERIRAECGTRPSLVTPGVRPLAADWGDQKRVRTPTEAIASGADFLVVGRPIRDAKIPAEVAREITLEINEGLRLRDKKE; encoded by the coding sequence ATGACAGCAGCCGCGCCGACTCTCAGTGCTCGGGAACGATTGATTTTTCCCCTTGACGTTCCCGACAGCGAGACTGCGCTTGGCCTGGTCGAGGAACTGCATCAGGATGTCGGGATTTTCAAGGTTGGCAAGCAACTATTTGTAAAATCGGGTCCGGCAATCGTGCACGCGATTCAGAATCGTGGGTGCGACGTATTCCTCGACCTCAAATTCCACGACATCCCGCAGACCACCGCCCTCGCGAGCGTCGAGGCCACCCGCCTCGGGGTCAAGATGTTCACCCTGCACACCTCCGGCGGGGGAGAGATGCTGCGCGCCGCGCGCGAGGCTGTCGACGCCGCGTGCGAGACCGAAGGCCACCGTCGCCCCATACTGCTCGGCGTCACCGTACTCACCAGCTCGTCTCCCGAAGACCTCGCCTCTCTGGGCATCACGGACTCGATCGAAGATCAGGTCGTGCGACTTGCCCGGCTCGCCTGCGATAGCGGGATTGATGGACTGGTCGCCTCCCCGATGGAGGTCGAACGAATCCGCGCGGAATGCGGAACCCGACCCAGCCTGGTAACGCCCGGCGTGCGACCGCTCGCAGCCGACTGGGGGGATCAAAAACGCGTTCGGACCCCCACCGAGGCCATTGCATCCGGAGCTGATTTCCTCGTGGTGGGTCGACCCATCCGCGACGCAAAAATCCCCGCAGAAGTCGCCAGAGAGATCACTCTGGAGATCAACGAAGGCCTGCGCCTGCGAGACAAAAAAGAATGA
- a CDS encoding glycosyltransferase family 2 protein, which translates to MVSSPLVIIPAYNEARFVGETVRRVLAAGNYPVLVIDDGSADETREVALAAGALVASHPFNLGYGSALQTGYKYALDHDYEVLVQLDADGQHDPVWIGDLIAPVLSGRADLSIGSRFKKPSGYEMGAARSAGRRFFRLLLQWFGGPAIEDPTSGLQALSRRTFAFYSEDFFPFDFPDIDVLLLAHKRGFRIEEVPVEMGASPEGRTPMHTGLTTLYYPYKMLLSTFRNWRLG; encoded by the coding sequence ATGGTGAGTTCCCCGCTGGTAATTATTCCCGCCTACAATGAGGCGCGCTTTGTCGGCGAGACAGTCCGGCGCGTTCTGGCCGCCGGGAACTATCCGGTGCTCGTAATCGATGACGGCTCGGCTGACGAAACCCGCGAAGTTGCTCTGGCCGCTGGTGCCCTTGTCGCTTCCCATCCTTTCAATCTCGGATACGGATCCGCCCTGCAAACCGGATACAAATATGCGCTCGATCACGATTACGAGGTCCTGGTACAGTTGGACGCCGACGGTCAGCATGACCCCGTCTGGATCGGAGATCTGATCGCGCCCGTGCTCTCCGGCCGGGCCGATCTGAGCATCGGCTCACGGTTCAAGAAGCCTTCCGGCTACGAGATGGGCGCCGCGCGTTCCGCCGGGCGCCGCTTTTTCCGGCTCCTGCTCCAATGGTTCGGGGGACCCGCCATCGAAGATCCGACATCCGGATTACAGGCCCTCTCCCGTCGCACCTTCGCCTTTTACAGCGAGGACTTTTTTCCTTTCGACTTTCCCGACATCGATGTTCTCCTGCTCGCGCATAAAAGAGGCTTTCGCATCGAGGAAGTTCCGGTCGAGATGGGTGCCAGCCCCGAGGGGCGCACTCCGATGCATACCGGCCTGACGACTCTTTACTATCCTTATAAAATGCTGCTCTCCACTTTCCGTAACTGGCGACTCGGTTAG
- a CDS encoding ferritin-like domain-containing protein codes for MTKFALTTDTQDPGLETAMEAVYQWNYGSEVEELRRLYIKAAENQWISERDLDWDREIDHELFQTTPLGFGIPFEKCSYWQSLHEDVRWEVMRRTASFRLSNFLHGEQGALLVASQLVNCVPHTDAKFYAATQTMDEARHVEVFARYIEKLDEVQPVAKPLKQILDATLSTGDWLEKLVGMQIVIEGLALHSFKEMRNLTQEPLLKDLLTYVARDEARHHAYGVLYVSQAVPLLTKEKRESLEDFALSCASALVDRRNDATLATEVFALWQAAGVDLEALLESVRKEVPAGPSLDEKGNRKFGAIQGFVIPTLKRLNLFGERVARDFHQVLAANLQRNLAGDTYEEFITNLPDLPEDTSRWALEEIGSTAPH; via the coding sequence ATGACAAAATTTGCGCTGACGACAGACACACAGGACCCCGGACTCGAAACGGCAATGGAAGCCGTCTACCAGTGGAATTACGGTTCCGAGGTAGAAGAGCTGCGCCGCCTTTATATCAAGGCTGCCGAAAACCAATGGATTTCCGAGCGAGATCTCGACTGGGATCGGGAAATTGACCACGAGCTTTTCCAAACGACGCCTCTGGGATTCGGGATCCCGTTCGAGAAATGTTCCTATTGGCAGTCTCTGCACGAGGACGTCCGCTGGGAGGTGATGCGCCGGACAGCATCCTTCCGACTGAGCAACTTTTTGCACGGAGAGCAGGGGGCACTTCTGGTGGCCTCGCAATTGGTCAACTGCGTGCCGCATACCGACGCGAAGTTCTACGCCGCAACCCAGACCATGGACGAGGCACGACACGTCGAGGTCTTCGCGCGCTACATTGAAAAACTGGATGAAGTGCAACCGGTCGCCAAGCCGCTCAAGCAGATTCTGGATGCAACGCTCTCGACCGGGGATTGGTTGGAGAAATTAGTCGGCATGCAGATCGTGATTGAGGGACTCGCCCTGCACAGCTTCAAGGAGATGAGGAACCTCACCCAGGAGCCTTTGCTCAAGGATCTGTTGACCTATGTCGCGCGCGACGAGGCCCGACACCATGCCTATGGGGTTCTCTATGTCTCGCAGGCGGTTCCGTTGCTCACAAAAGAAAAGCGCGAATCTCTGGAAGACTTCGCCCTCAGCTGTGCGTCGGCGCTGGTCGATCGGCGTAACGATGCGACGCTCGCGACCGAAGTTTTCGCGCTCTGGCAGGCCGCGGGTGTCGATCTCGAGGCGTTATTGGAATCGGTGCGCAAGGAAGTGCCTGCGGGCCCTTCGCTCGACGAGAAGGGCAACCGCAAGTTCGGCGCGATTCAGGGGTTTGTGATTCCGACGCTGAAGAGATTGAACCTCTTCGGCGAGCGGGTCGCTCGTGATTTCCATCAGGTGCTTGCCGCCAACCTTCAAAGGAACCTCGCCGGCGACACCTACGAGGAGTTCATCACCAACCTTCCTGATTTGCCGGAAGATACCAGTCGGTGGGCCCTTGAGGAGATTGGATCTACGGCACCGCATTAA
- a CDS encoding class I SAM-dependent methyltransferase produces the protein MASGNANHAQRGDITRTNEDRFWEEGGSYRPTDHPVVEIFARQRLDYLSSTGALDGVSSLLDVGAGSGFSSRYYPDSIHAVACDFAGGMLRANPVRDRIQCSGDKLPFADGSFDIATCWELLHHLDDPVGAIREMWRVARRRIVLFEPNRIHPGHIVLGLTRQEERRSLLFSPGHLRRLVSKATGLHPSRQERCGLLFPNITPLFLAKVFGRLPYRVPLAGISQLLVLEKSQDGSFSAPIPHQSSPRRLPVAGRPTTSGRL, from the coding sequence ATGGCATCCGGCAATGCGAACCACGCCCAAAGAGGAGACATCACTCGCACCAATGAGGATCGTTTCTGGGAAGAGGGCGGCTCCTACCGGCCAACCGATCACCCCGTCGTGGAGATCTTTGCCCGCCAGCGTCTGGACTATCTAAGCTCCACCGGGGCACTCGATGGCGTTTCGTCACTCCTCGATGTCGGCGCCGGCAGCGGCTTTTCCAGCCGTTACTATCCAGATTCCATCCACGCCGTCGCCTGTGATTTTGCCGGCGGCATGTTGCGAGCCAATCCGGTCCGGGATCGTATTCAATGCTCCGGCGACAAGCTTCCTTTCGCCGACGGAAGCTTTGATATCGCAACCTGCTGGGAACTCCTGCACCACCTCGATGACCCGGTCGGGGCGATTCGCGAAATGTGGCGTGTGGCACGAAGGCGCATCGTTCTATTTGAACCGAACAGAATCCACCCGGGGCATATCGTGCTCGGGCTGACCCGGCAGGAGGAGCGGCGCTCGCTGCTCTTTTCTCCGGGCCATCTGCGGCGCCTGGTAAGCAAGGCGACAGGTCTGCACCCGAGTCGACAGGAGCGATGCGGCCTCCTTTTTCCGAATATTACGCCGCTATTTCTGGCAAAAGTTTTTGGCAGGCTACCCTACCGCGTCCCGCTTGCCGGAATCTCGCAATTGCTGGTTCTGGAAAAAAGTCAGGATGGTTCCTTCAGCGCTCCAATTCCGCATCAATCATCGCCGCGAAGACTTCCGGTGGCTGGGCGCCCGACAACTTCCGGCCGTTTATGA